One Sagittula stellata E-37 genomic window carries:
- a CDS encoding MBL fold metallo-hydrolase has product MKPEVTAFFDEATNTISYVVRDPNGTACAVIDSVLDFDYSSGRTDTRSADAIIAFVKEKGFDCQWLLESHVHADHLSAAPYIQEQLGGKIGIGDRITVVQDTFGKVFNEGTEFQRDGSQFDKLFVEGDSFHIGQLRGDVLHTPGHTPACLTYVIGDAAFVGDTLFMPDFGTARCDFPGGSSETLYDSVQKILALPDETRIFVGHDYKAPGRDDYAWETTVGEQKALNVHVGGGKSKEDFVSMRDSRDATLAMPKLIIPSLQVNMRAGQMPPADDKGDVFLKVPVNKL; this is encoded by the coding sequence ATGAAACCCGAAGTGACCGCCTTTTTCGACGAGGCCACCAACACCATTTCCTATGTCGTTCGCGATCCGAACGGCACCGCCTGCGCCGTGATCGACAGCGTGCTGGACTTCGACTATTCCTCCGGCCGCACCGACACCCGCTCGGCTGACGCGATCATCGCCTTCGTGAAGGAAAAGGGCTTTGACTGCCAGTGGTTGCTGGAAAGCCACGTGCACGCCGACCACCTGAGTGCCGCGCCCTACATCCAGGAGCAGCTGGGCGGCAAAATCGGCATCGGCGACCGGATCACCGTCGTGCAGGACACCTTCGGCAAGGTGTTCAACGAAGGGACGGAGTTCCAGCGCGACGGATCGCAGTTCGACAAGCTTTTCGTCGAAGGCGACAGTTTCCACATCGGCCAGTTGCGTGGCGACGTGCTTCACACGCCCGGTCACACGCCTGCCTGCCTGACCTATGTCATCGGGGACGCGGCGTTTGTCGGCGACACGCTGTTCATGCCGGACTTCGGCACGGCGCGCTGCGACTTCCCGGGCGGTTCGTCCGAGACGCTTTACGATTCCGTGCAGAAGATCCTCGCCCTGCCGGACGAAACCCGTATCTTCGTGGGCCATGACTACAAGGCGCCCGGCCGCGACGACTACGCGTGGGAAACCACGGTGGGCGAGCAGAAGGCGCTGAACGTCCACGTCGGCGGCGGCAAGTCGAAGGAGGACTTCGTGTCCATGCGCGACAGCCGCGATGCCACGCTGGCCATGCCGAAGCTCATCATCCCGTCGCTGCAGGTGAACATGCGCGCGGGCCAGATGCCCCCGGCGGACGATAAGGGCGATGTCTTTCTCAAGGTGCCGGTCAACAAGCTTTGA
- a CDS encoding DUF6691 family protein, whose translation MLRHLIALIAGSLFGAGLFISGMTDTAKVQGWLDVFGAWDPTLAFVMGGAMIPMALAWIVRNRRTTALTGAPLPPPASKQIDSKLILGSLLFGVGWGLAGLCPGPSIASLSYGGAGLYVFVAAMLTGMILAPALRARLDKPVPAE comes from the coding sequence ATGCTTCGCCATCTGATCGCGCTCATCGCAGGCAGCCTGTTCGGGGCGGGCCTGTTCATCTCCGGCATGACCGACACCGCGAAAGTGCAGGGCTGGCTGGACGTTTTCGGCGCATGGGACCCGACGCTGGCCTTCGTGATGGGCGGCGCGATGATCCCCATGGCGTTGGCCTGGATCGTGCGCAACCGACGCACCACCGCGCTGACCGGCGCGCCGCTGCCGCCCCCGGCGTCGAAACAGATCGACAGCAAGCTGATCCTCGGCTCTTTGCTGTTCGGTGTCGGCTGGGGCCTTGCGGGGCTTTGCCCGGGACCGTCCATCGCATCGCTGAGCTACGGCGGAGCCGGACTTTACGTCTTTGTCGCGGCGATGCTGACCGGCATGATCCTTGCGCCGGCGCTGCGGGCGCGGCTGGACAAGCCCGTTCCGGCGGAATAA
- a CDS encoding TraR/DksA family transcriptional regulator, translating to MSHHDKRTRLLKRLRELGVRLDGIEDALGTEHSKDWEDQAIEREGEEVLERLGANGQSEVARIQAALGRMSRGEYGLCVKCGEEINPARLDAVPETPLCAACAAG from the coding sequence ATGTCTCATCACGACAAGAGAACACGTCTTCTGAAGCGTTTGCGGGAACTGGGCGTACGCCTCGACGGGATCGAGGATGCGCTGGGGACGGAGCATTCGAAGGACTGGGAAGACCAGGCGATCGAGCGTGAGGGCGAAGAGGTCCTTGAGCGACTCGGCGCAAACGGCCAATCTGAGGTTGCACGAATCCAGGCCGCGCTGGGGCGCATGTCCCGCGGTGAATACGGCCTGTGCGTGAAATGCGGCGAAGAGATCAACCCGGCCCGCCTCGACGCGGTCCCGGAGACGCCTCTCTGTGCTGCGTGCGCTGCGGGGTGA
- a CDS encoding TIGR01244 family sulfur transferase, with the protein MTPRILTDTYHVSPQISPEDAAAIRDAGYVMVLDNRPDAEVPPEFQTDAMREAMEAAGLRFEALPLTHQTMNAENIVTQADLVASADGPVLAYCASGTRCTVIWALANVESMGTDAVLATAAQAGYDISGLRPTLDALAEK; encoded by the coding sequence ATGACACCGCGCATTCTCACCGACACCTACCATGTGTCGCCGCAGATCTCGCCCGAGGACGCGGCGGCCATCCGTGACGCCGGCTACGTCATGGTTCTGGACAACCGGCCCGACGCCGAGGTGCCGCCGGAATTTCAGACCGACGCCATGCGCGAAGCGATGGAAGCGGCGGGCCTTCGGTTCGAGGCCCTGCCCCTGACGCACCAGACCATGAACGCGGAAAACATCGTGACGCAGGCCGACCTTGTCGCCAGCGCCGACGGTCCGGTCCTGGCCTACTGTGCGTCAGGCACCCGTTGCACCGTGATCTGGGCGCTGGCCAATGTCGAGAGCATGGGCACCGACGCCGTTCTGGCGACAGCCGCGCAGGCAGGCTACGACATTTCCGGTCTGCGTCCGACGCTGGATGCGCTGGCCGAAAAGTAG
- a CDS encoding DUF2312 domain-containing protein, translating into MQDTPTDSYGLAAGELKAFIERVERLEEEKKEVAEQIKEVMAEAKGRGYDTKILRKVISLRKRDADDIAEEEAVLEMYKAALGMA; encoded by the coding sequence ATGCAGGACACCCCGACCGACAGCTACGGCTTGGCCGCCGGAGAGCTCAAGGCGTTCATCGAGCGCGTGGAGCGGCTGGAAGAAGAGAAGAAAGAAGTCGCCGAGCAGATCAAGGAAGTCATGGCAGAGGCCAAGGGCCGCGGCTACGACACCAAAATCCTGCGCAAGGTGATCTCGCTCCGCAAGCGCGACGCAGACGACATCGCCGAGGAAGAAGCGGTGCTGGAGATGTACAAGGCCGCGCTGGGCATGGCCTGA
- a CDS encoding FliM/FliN family flagellar motor switch protein, with translation MADGARDDVLGQKAQAAQRAYEARGMSPAKALRRALSRTADVMWDLALVTQSVTVESLDQDGVVEGLSAKDLLVLLDGPDGTIGLASVDRQVMTGVVEVQTIQQVTQMPVDEDRVLTQTDAAMIAPLIDGTLHSMAGALADSPIGEMLQGFRFGAMLEDARSASLLLDAAGYRAFRAQVDLALGRRKGCLSFILPERKPVPRSAEQGGADAAGPHAAILDRVPARLDAVLSRITLPLSRAQTLKPGDVLKLSKDALDRVEIIAGRGHMVAKGRMGQLNGARAVRLTWPVLGPATLAVPAGGSSDTGADFGGDFGNGQLSLPGAGDGETGLPDLPGMTDDGPTMSEDLPDLPPMDFGDNNDFDFESVMSEGEEGEEAEDFGGFATAPMEIDFNE, from the coding sequence ATGGCTGACGGGGCACGAGACGACGTATTGGGCCAGAAGGCGCAAGCGGCACAGCGTGCGTACGAAGCGCGCGGTATGTCGCCCGCAAAGGCGCTGCGGCGCGCGCTGTCGCGCACCGCCGACGTCATGTGGGATCTCGCGCTCGTCACCCAGTCCGTCACCGTCGAATCGCTGGATCAGGACGGCGTGGTCGAGGGGTTGTCGGCCAAGGACCTCTTGGTCCTGCTCGACGGGCCTGACGGGACCATCGGCCTTGCCTCCGTCGACCGGCAGGTGATGACCGGCGTGGTCGAGGTGCAGACCATCCAGCAGGTCACGCAGATGCCCGTGGACGAGGATCGCGTGCTGACGCAGACCGATGCCGCGATGATCGCTCCGCTGATCGACGGCACGCTGCACAGCATGGCGGGCGCGCTTGCCGACAGCCCCATCGGCGAGATGCTTCAGGGCTTCCGCTTCGGGGCCATGCTGGAAGATGCCCGCTCTGCCAGCCTGTTGCTGGATGCGGCGGGCTATCGCGCGTTTCGGGCGCAGGTCGATCTGGCGCTCGGACGTCGCAAGGGCTGCCTCAGTTTCATCCTGCCGGAACGAAAGCCTGTGCCACGGTCGGCGGAGCAGGGCGGGGCCGACGCGGCCGGTCCCCATGCGGCGATCCTCGACCGCGTTCCCGCCCGGCTGGACGCGGTCCTGTCGCGTATCACGCTGCCGCTCTCCCGGGCGCAGACGCTGAAACCGGGCGACGTGCTGAAACTGTCGAAAGACGCGCTCGACCGGGTGGAAATCATTGCCGGGCGCGGTCACATGGTGGCCAAGGGACGGATGGGCCAGTTGAACGGCGCCCGCGCGGTCCGGTTGACATGGCCGGTGCTCGGACCCGCGACGCTGGCCGTCCCCGCGGGCGGCTCTTCCGATACCGGTGCGGACTTCGGCGGCGATTTCGGCAATGGACAGCTTTCGCTGCCGGGGGCGGGGGACGGCGAGACGGGCCTCCCGGACCTGCCCGGGATGACCGACGATGGCCCCACCATGTCGGAGGATCTGCCCGACCTGCCGCCGATGGATTTCGGCGATAACAACGATTTCGACTTTGAAAGCGTGATGTCCGAAGGCGAGGAGGGGGAAGAGGCAGAGGATTTCGGCGGTTTCGCCACCGCCCCGATGGAGATCGACTTCAACGAGTAA
- a CDS encoding YeeE/YedE family protein: protein MPIDWIWGLIGGLLIGTGGAVYLLGNGKIMGASGIIGGLVDGSGRSTAWERIVFLAGVALTPILLMPFYGKVDTHITDNMLVLAIAGLLVGVGTRFANGCTSGHGVCGMSRLSIRGFVATACYILAGGVGVILFRHVLGVI from the coding sequence ATGCCCATCGACTGGATCTGGGGCCTGATCGGCGGTTTGCTGATCGGCACGGGAGGCGCCGTCTACCTCCTTGGAAACGGCAAGATCATGGGGGCCAGCGGGATCATCGGCGGGCTCGTCGACGGCTCGGGCCGGTCGACCGCCTGGGAACGGATCGTGTTCCTGGCCGGTGTCGCGCTGACTCCCATTCTGCTGATGCCGTTCTACGGCAAGGTCGACACGCACATCACCGACAACATGCTTGTGCTGGCGATTGCCGGCCTGCTGGTCGGTGTCGGCACGCGGTTTGCCAACGGCTGCACCTCGGGCCACGGGGTCTGCGGCATGTCCCGCCTGTCCATCCGCGGCTTTGTCGCGACGGCCTGCTACATTCTCGCCGGCGGCGTCGGCGTGATCCTCTTCCGACACGTTCTTGGAGTGATCTGA
- a CDS encoding enoyl-CoA hydratase-related protein codes for MADGIHYSVEDGIALLSVDNPPVNALSRAVRAGMAAGLDRAEADPAIRGIVLAGAGNTFPAGADLAEYETGMARPFLRDLCNQVEACTKPVVAALHGTVYGGGFELALATHHRVARTGTRVSLPEVRMGLTPSAGATQRLPRLVGAELALELALAGGIMTLDRGPGRQLVDDVVDADLLGTAAALARSLADAGTAPRQTRDRRDGMTDHAAFSAAINARRAALSAAPDSATSRVIDLIEASALLPFDAGLAMEEDAFQACLASDAARALRHAFTAEHLARRFNLPKGTPAGVINRISVLGAGPLAMQIAVSALNAGIGVNWGAREPEKLTEGVNQLREVFSTGVKGGGLSPAQSAARLDLLSWGESAEMIPGTDLVLHAARGQGDVAAPPGTVRAVAMSGRVDRLGLRFAPPVFATRLVEVVQGPEGTPAEVALGLALAERMNKVAVHVRSQGASIAGRLAAALHRAADALVDLGADPYAVDAAVEAWGWGRPPFRTRDMSGLEDLARAPRAEGAENWSALMIEVGRRGWISGKGFYDWADGGAERATSVRRLLNGQRVAQDWSADDIVELLVGAMANEGARMLAEGMVRRPSDIDAVAILALDFPRLRGGPMMAVGLWGMLRIMKRLERLTHPDRDFWTPVASWGEHVKYGRTFLSR; via the coding sequence ATGGCAGACGGTATCCACTATTCGGTCGAGGACGGCATTGCCTTGCTCAGTGTCGACAATCCGCCGGTGAACGCGCTGTCGCGGGCGGTACGGGCTGGCATGGCGGCCGGGCTGGACCGCGCAGAGGCCGACCCCGCGATCCGGGGCATCGTTCTGGCTGGTGCCGGCAACACCTTTCCCGCGGGCGCCGATCTCGCGGAATACGAAACCGGGATGGCCAGACCCTTCCTGCGCGACCTCTGTAACCAGGTGGAGGCCTGCACCAAGCCCGTTGTCGCGGCGCTGCACGGCACGGTCTACGGCGGCGGCTTCGAACTGGCGCTGGCGACGCACCACCGCGTGGCGCGCACAGGGACCCGCGTGAGCCTGCCGGAGGTGCGCATGGGGCTGACGCCATCCGCCGGTGCGACGCAACGCCTGCCGCGCCTTGTCGGCGCCGAGCTGGCGCTGGAGCTTGCGCTTGCCGGGGGCATCATGACGCTGGACCGGGGCCCGGGGCGGCAGCTTGTCGACGACGTCGTGGACGCCGATCTGCTGGGCACGGCTGCCGCACTCGCCAGGTCGCTGGCCGATGCCGGGACCGCGCCGCGCCAGACCCGCGACCGGCGCGACGGCATGACGGATCACGCGGCCTTTTCGGCGGCGATAAATGCCCGCCGCGCCGCGCTGTCGGCCGCGCCGGACAGCGCGACATCCCGGGTAATCGACCTGATCGAGGCCTCCGCGCTTCTGCCCTTCGATGCGGGGCTTGCCATGGAAGAGGACGCCTTCCAGGCCTGCCTCGCATCCGACGCCGCCCGCGCCCTGCGCCATGCCTTCACCGCCGAACACCTCGCGCGCCGCTTCAATCTGCCCAAGGGTACGCCTGCGGGCGTGATCAACCGCATCTCTGTGCTGGGGGCGGGGCCGCTTGCCATGCAGATCGCGGTTTCGGCGCTGAACGCGGGCATCGGCGTCAACTGGGGCGCACGCGAGCCCGAGAAGCTGACCGAAGGCGTCAACCAGTTGCGCGAGGTCTTTTCCACCGGCGTGAAGGGCGGGGGCCTCAGCCCCGCGCAGTCCGCCGCGCGCCTCGATCTGCTGAGCTGGGGCGAAAGCGCCGAGATGATCCCCGGCACGGACCTGGTCCTGCATGCCGCGCGCGGGCAGGGCGACGTGGCCGCGCCACCCGGAACGGTGCGCGCCGTGGCGATGTCGGGTCGGGTGGACCGCCTTGGCCTGCGCTTTGCCCCGCCGGTCTTTGCGACCCGGCTGGTGGAGGTCGTGCAGGGACCGGAGGGCACGCCCGCCGAGGTGGCTCTGGGATTGGCGCTGGCCGAACGGATGAACAAGGTGGCGGTGCACGTGCGCTCTCAGGGGGCCAGCATCGCGGGCCGGCTCGCGGCGGCGCTGCACCGCGCGGCGGACGCGCTGGTGGACCTCGGCGCGGACCCCTACGCGGTCGACGCCGCGGTGGAAGCCTGGGGTTGGGGCCGCCCGCCGTTCCGCACCCGTGACATGAGCGGCCTTGAGGACCTTGCCCGCGCGCCGCGCGCCGAAGGGGCTGAAAACTGGTCGGCCCTGATGATCGAGGTCGGTCGGCGCGGCTGGATCTCCGGCAAGGGGTTCTACGACTGGGCCGACGGCGGTGCCGAACGCGCGACCTCGGTCCGGCGGCTTCTGAACGGGCAGCGCGTGGCGCAGGACTGGTCGGCGGACGATATCGTCGAACTGCTGGTCGGCGCCATGGCGAACGAAGGCGCGCGCATGCTGGCCGAGGGCATGGTGCGCCGGCCGTCCGACATCGACGCGGTCGCGATCCTCGCGCTGGATTTCCCGCGCCTGCGTGGCGGGCCGATGATGGCCGTGGGTCTCTGGGGGATGCTGCGCATCATGAAGCGGCTGGAGCGGTTGACCCATCCCGACCGCGACTTCTGGACGCCGGTCGCGTCCTGGGGAGAGCACGTTAAATACGGGCGCACGTTCCTGAGCCGCTAA